The Shewanella sp. MTB7 genome includes a window with the following:
- a CDS encoding virginiamycin B lyase family protein produces the protein MTKHNDGILTTRFILELYIPIMILLLFVGISASTNLAEGKETINIINATHKVETGYIKEFALASPRSGPAIVAIDSSDNIWVALARSGQLAKMANGEVTLYDIGKDKRPVGLIAGSIENGYPGEIWIAASYDNKIIRFNTATTQIREYEIPGENSWPFNIAIGPKKQVWFTQRAGGKIGRLDPSSGKVKNFELPTKHSGPAGMAIDQSNGAVWFTQAYADGIGRLDPNTGKVQEFKMGTKSSGMINGPAGLTIAPDGDIWFAKLEGKLGHIAPGSSVIDLVAVPAGAARPAGIIAGKNGDIWTMALDGNQILRYQATDKHFTVYPLPVGSADTFPSKPPLAKTSRPFGLALDSKGNFWFSQQFTGQLGVLDMAAPELKLFSPGRKVTMPDPLVTIQALDRVAGISELTLTLDGKKVSLNQGRLNLLNTLPGKHHLTVEVTDGSGAKNRLVRRFDYQPGKLAIIAMVNAIELDKGVNQAGKDQLEMLAKSSRNKNWIKDLEYTLSQNQASFGSETKALKAAIVWFKANNQQQQQVIISDTKALFSKTDISIKKGGTVTWMYDGKTSGHEISHLLHQIAIAPLGTQSPILRAGESFSQVFNQVGIFEFEDKKNPSVKGKIRVLL, from the coding sequence ATGACTAAACATAATGATGGAATATTAACCACTAGATTCATTTTGGAACTCTATATCCCAATAATGATTCTATTGTTGTTTGTCGGTATCTCAGCCAGTACGAATTTGGCAGAGGGAAAAGAAACAATCAATATAATCAACGCAACTCATAAAGTTGAAACGGGTTATATAAAAGAGTTTGCGCTGGCTAGCCCTAGAAGTGGGCCTGCCATTGTGGCAATCGATAGTAGTGACAATATCTGGGTCGCACTGGCCCGTTCTGGCCAACTGGCTAAAATGGCCAATGGCGAGGTGACACTTTACGACATAGGTAAAGATAAACGTCCAGTGGGTCTGATCGCGGGCAGTATTGAGAATGGTTATCCCGGTGAGATTTGGATCGCGGCCAGTTATGACAATAAGATTATCCGTTTTAATACCGCGACGACTCAAATTCGAGAGTATGAGATCCCCGGCGAAAACAGCTGGCCATTTAATATCGCCATCGGCCCGAAAAAGCAGGTTTGGTTTACCCAACGTGCAGGTGGAAAAATAGGACGATTGGATCCTAGCAGTGGCAAGGTGAAGAATTTTGAACTGCCTACTAAACACTCGGGTCCCGCAGGAATGGCGATAGATCAAAGTAACGGGGCAGTGTGGTTCACTCAGGCTTATGCCGATGGTATTGGCCGCTTAGACCCTAACACTGGCAAGGTGCAAGAGTTCAAAATGGGCACTAAGAGTTCTGGCATGATCAATGGTCCAGCAGGGTTAACGATTGCCCCAGACGGTGACATCTGGTTTGCAAAACTGGAAGGCAAATTGGGCCATATTGCGCCGGGTTCAAGTGTGATTGATCTGGTGGCAGTTCCTGCTGGTGCAGCCCGCCCTGCGGGGATCATCGCTGGCAAAAATGGTGATATATGGACCATGGCGCTAGATGGTAATCAGATCTTGCGTTATCAGGCGACAGACAAACATTTCACTGTTTATCCACTACCAGTAGGAAGTGCAGATACTTTCCCTAGCAAACCACCATTGGCAAAAACATCTCGTCCTTTCGGTTTGGCCTTGGATAGTAAAGGCAACTTTTGGTTTTCTCAACAGTTTACTGGGCAGTTAGGGGTGCTTGATATGGCTGCGCCTGAGCTCAAATTGTTCTCGCCTGGTCGCAAAGTGACCATGCCAGATCCATTAGTCACCATACAGGCTTTAGATAGGGTTGCAGGAATAAGTGAGCTGACACTGACCCTTGATGGTAAAAAAGTCAGTCTTAATCAGGGGCGTTTGAATTTGCTCAATACCTTGCCGGGTAAACATCATCTTACAGTGGAAGTGACTGATGGCAGTGGCGCCAAAAACAGACTGGTAAGGCGATTTGATTACCAACCAGGCAAGTTAGCGATCATTGCTATGGTCAATGCTATTGAGCTGGATAAAGGGGTTAACCAGGCGGGGAAAGATCAACTTGAGATGCTGGCCAAATCCAGTCGTAATAAGAACTGGATCAAGGATTTAGAATACACTTTATCTCAGAATCAAGCCTCTTTTGGTAGTGAAACCAAAGCACTCAAGGCCGCCATAGTCTGGTTTAAAGCCAATAACCAGCAACAGCAGCAGGTCATCATCAGCGATACTAAAGCCCTGTTTTCTAAAACAGATATCAGCATTAAAAAAGGTGGCACCGTGACGTGGATGTATGACGGTAAAACCAGTGGCCATGAAATTTCCCATCTGTTACATCAAATAGCTATTGCTCCATTGGGGACGCAGTCACCCATCTTGCGTGCTGGAGAGAGCTTCTCCCAAGTATTCAATCAAGTCGGAATATTTGAGTTTGAGGACAAAAAGAACCCCAGCGTTAAAGGCAAAATACGGGTGCTGTTATGA
- a CDS encoding alpha/beta hydrolase family protein has protein sequence MDMHDFLMTRVGFTDLPLEEIRIADNKIRNGVPWSEVFLQTASQLKTMANSIEEDELQQERYGYMWKWVSCAYHIASFDIHLNTTTQSLRKIEKLRKLATLAYQNYICFDERITSVTLQVRGRTIDGYFRVPDGEYKSVVILVNGLDSICEVEMHAFGAKFLERGLAVLSLDIPAANATSPRQPHIDVQAYAVDIAEWIINDLVGHDVKLGVFGVSFGGLLVAQLLSASPAFQAGVAVSPPAWITHKELSQERIRRMFMWTFNIPEEKDIDRFVEPLDIHKLPVMSGKLKIIGMTEDTLFNRSHIDAYMNWGGDRVETQWYAAEHVGTSIIKHWLPQVCDWMKNELSR, from the coding sequence ATGGATATGCATGATTTTTTAATGACGAGAGTCGGCTTTACTGATCTGCCTTTGGAGGAGATCCGTATCGCTGATAATAAAATTCGCAATGGCGTCCCATGGTCTGAAGTATTTTTACAAACAGCCAGTCAACTGAAGACAATGGCTAATTCAATTGAAGAGGATGAATTACAGCAAGAAAGGTATGGATATATGTGGAAATGGGTAAGTTGTGCTTACCATATAGCATCGTTTGATATTCATTTAAATACCACCACTCAATCCTTAAGAAAGATTGAGAAATTGAGAAAACTGGCGACATTGGCTTATCAAAATTATATTTGTTTCGATGAGAGAATAACCAGTGTAACGCTGCAAGTAAGAGGCCGCACCATAGATGGATATTTCCGGGTTCCTGACGGGGAATATAAGTCAGTAGTGATATTGGTCAATGGTCTGGATTCAATTTGTGAAGTTGAAATGCATGCCTTTGGTGCAAAGTTTTTAGAACGAGGTCTCGCTGTGCTGAGCTTGGATATTCCAGCGGCCAATGCGACCTCACCACGTCAGCCTCACATCGATGTGCAGGCCTATGCCGTCGATATCGCGGAATGGATCATCAATGATTTGGTTGGCCATGACGTCAAGCTTGGTGTCTTTGGTGTCAGCTTTGGCGGATTGCTGGTCGCCCAATTGCTGTCTGCAAGCCCAGCATTTCAAGCTGGCGTTGCCGTTTCTCCACCGGCTTGGATCACCCATAAAGAACTTTCCCAAGAGCGCATACGGCGAATGTTTATGTGGACATTTAATATCCCAGAAGAGAAAGACATCGATCGATTTGTTGAGCCTCTGGATATACATAAATTACCGGTAATGAGCGGCAAGCTGAAAATTATTGGAATGACGGAAGACACCTTATTTAATCGATCCCATATCGATGCCTACATGAATTGGGGCGGTGATCGCGTTGAAACACAATGGTATGCCGCTGAGCATGTCGGAACATCAATTATTAAACATTGGTTGCCCCAGGTGTGTGATTGGATGAAAAACGAATTGTCGAGGTAG
- a CDS encoding virginiamycin B lyase family protein, giving the protein MEINEKWKWHADVIKAGFILMLGVNACYLNAAEFKEPTSVTQSSVMMHQMKTTKGVDYTLAQYDVPTKNAVPHILAIDKDDYIWFSESGGRFAKNFIDVPAISKVGRLDGNGRISEWKLEGKETSPMGIVFDSKGDLWITERLANRITKMGRNGEMVSYNIPTPNAWPTGIAIDSKDNIWFTETKGDKIGVIYADSGKMAEFPLPATKTMSTGIAVDHDDNIWVAERDVNIIGKFNPSTEKFDQFVLPTPDARPCNVVVDKDGVVWFSERNGGKIGKILANGAIQEYTLEDRHAGPFIMAADDRGDIWFTQLFANRIGRFEPSTGTFDHYPIPSENSHPAAVMLDSKGNVWFTEQSTNKVSVIIRTDLAYIGGGDLASGGTDVDKHNDKFSYKSFEVPTKQSTPGIIGVDKQNTVWFTEMGGGFVGPGFPPGPPGSAIGYVKDGKIGELPTPTPESGPTSMGFDPKNNDVWVTLRAANKIARIRDFKITEYDIPVENSLPVGITVDYNHNVWVALSDAGLLARMTPEGKWKTLALPEGDEAPRTVLVTKNNELWFAEKLGNHIGWVDQQKWQAHRWEIPTKGAWPLSLEEDDKGNLWFAQMRADRLGYIDTQTKEISEYKLPSNTAPFKLVFDQPNDALWVSTVFGNSVMRFDLTKKQVIRNYPVPDKNVWVGGLDWDKDKCFWITEQFGNKVDRLCIEGVSLANN; this is encoded by the coding sequence ATGGAAATAAATGAAAAATGGAAATGGCATGCTGATGTAATTAAAGCCGGGTTTATATTAATGTTGGGCGTGAATGCCTGCTATTTAAATGCAGCTGAATTTAAAGAACCGACTAGTGTCACTCAATCCAGCGTGATGATGCATCAAATGAAAACCACTAAAGGAGTCGATTATACGCTGGCGCAATATGATGTGCCGACCAAAAATGCCGTGCCACATATTCTGGCTATCGATAAGGATGATTATATCTGGTTCAGTGAAAGTGGTGGTCGATTTGCGAAGAACTTCATTGATGTTCCAGCAATCAGTAAAGTGGGTCGACTGGATGGAAATGGACGTATTTCAGAATGGAAACTCGAAGGTAAAGAAACCAGCCCAATGGGCATTGTGTTCGATTCCAAAGGCGATTTATGGATCACGGAACGTTTGGCAAACCGGATCACTAAGATGGGACGTAATGGTGAGATGGTTAGCTACAACATTCCGACCCCCAATGCTTGGCCAACGGGAATCGCGATTGATTCGAAAGATAACATCTGGTTCACCGAAACTAAGGGTGACAAAATTGGTGTGATCTATGCCGATAGCGGCAAAATGGCAGAATTTCCCCTGCCAGCCACCAAAACCATGTCAACAGGGATCGCGGTAGACCATGACGATAATATATGGGTTGCCGAACGTGACGTTAATATCATCGGTAAGTTTAATCCCAGCACCGAAAAGTTTGATCAGTTTGTGTTGCCAACTCCAGATGCCAGACCTTGTAATGTCGTGGTCGATAAAGATGGTGTTGTTTGGTTCTCTGAACGCAATGGTGGCAAAATAGGTAAGATCTTAGCCAATGGTGCAATTCAGGAATACACCCTCGAAGACAGACATGCTGGGCCTTTCATTATGGCAGCCGACGATCGAGGTGATATTTGGTTTACCCAATTATTTGCTAACCGAATTGGACGCTTTGAGCCTAGCACCGGCACCTTTGATCACTATCCTATCCCAAGTGAAAACTCACATCCTGCAGCAGTAATGCTCGACTCAAAAGGCAATGTTTGGTTTACCGAGCAGTCCACGAACAAAGTCAGCGTAATTATTCGTACTGACCTTGCCTATATCGGTGGAGGGGATCTTGCATCAGGTGGTACCGATGTCGACAAGCACAATGACAAGTTCAGCTATAAGTCATTTGAAGTTCCGACTAAGCAATCCACCCCCGGTATTATTGGTGTTGATAAACAAAATACCGTTTGGTTTACGGAAATGGGCGGTGGATTTGTTGGTCCTGGATTTCCACCAGGGCCGCCGGGTAGTGCCATTGGTTATGTGAAAGATGGCAAAATTGGTGAGTTACCAACCCCAACCCCTGAAAGTGGTCCTACGTCGATGGGTTTTGACCCTAAAAACAATGATGTGTGGGTCACCTTGAGAGCTGCCAATAAAATCGCCCGGATTCGTGATTTTAAGATCACTGAATACGATATTCCGGTCGAAAACAGCTTGCCGGTCGGGATCACCGTTGACTACAACCATAATGTTTGGGTTGCATTGAGCGATGCGGGTTTACTGGCCCGAATGACTCCGGAGGGGAAGTGGAAGACCTTGGCATTGCCTGAGGGAGATGAAGCGCCGCGTACTGTATTAGTGACTAAAAATAATGAACTTTGGTTTGCCGAGAAGTTGGGTAATCACATTGGTTGGGTAGATCAGCAGAAATGGCAGGCTCATCGCTGGGAGATCCCAACTAAAGGTGCATGGCCACTGTCGTTAGAGGAGGACGACAAGGGCAACCTTTGGTTCGCTCAAATGCGTGCAGACCGTCTTGGTTATATCGATACTCAAACCAAAGAGATCAGCGAATACAAGCTTCCTAGCAACACCGCACCTTTCAAGTTGGTGTTTGATCAGCCTAACGACGCACTTTGGGTTTCCACCGTCTTTGGTAATTCAGTGATGCGTTTCGACCTTACTAAGAAGCAAGTTATCCGTAACTATCCTGTGCCCGACAAAAATGTCTGGGTTGGTGGATTGGATTGGGACAAAGACAAGTGTTTTTGGATCACCGAGCAATTCGGTAACAAGGTCGATCGTCTCTGCATTGAGGGTGTGTCTTTAGCTAACAACTGA
- a CDS encoding Vgb family protein — MNKTGVNSSDVNKTNFNVTDYKVPTPGSWPGNNLLEDKAGWLWFTEMLGNKIGAVNIHSKEFREYELSTPSSMPVGLAVEEDGTLWAALFRGNSLAKINPDSGEVIEYPLAKESALPSSLVLDGKNRLWMTQLGANQISLFNPETASFKGYLLPRQDSNPMQAVYDAQRDALWISCANDERSYLAKLDLGTMAFEVFFTPTPTAQPIGLMLHKDNIWVAQGGAGSIAKFMPDSGQWKEFKLPGDKSQPVKLALDNQARIWVSDGGGMGDVGGNQVAVFDQSTEQFDFVEMPVRGAKPMGITFAQDGNIWFTQQGANRISKIDIEGI, encoded by the coding sequence ATGAATAAAACTGGTGTCAATAGTTCGGATGTAAATAAAACTAACTTTAATGTGACCGATTATAAAGTTCCGACACCTGGCTCTTGGCCAGGAAATAACCTTTTGGAGGATAAGGCGGGTTGGCTTTGGTTCACGGAAATGTTGGGTAATAAAATAGGGGCAGTCAATATTCACAGTAAAGAATTCCGTGAATATGAATTATCCACACCGTCAAGTATGCCTGTTGGATTAGCGGTTGAGGAAGATGGCACACTTTGGGCGGCGCTATTTAGGGGTAATAGTCTGGCCAAAATAAATCCAGATTCCGGTGAGGTGATTGAATACCCATTAGCAAAGGAGTCTGCTTTACCAAGCAGTTTAGTATTGGATGGTAAAAATAGACTATGGATGACCCAGTTGGGCGCAAATCAAATTAGTCTATTTAATCCTGAGACGGCTAGCTTTAAAGGCTATCTACTTCCTAGACAAGATAGCAATCCGATGCAAGCGGTATATGACGCACAAAGGGATGCATTGTGGATAAGTTGCGCTAACGATGAGCGTAGTTATCTCGCAAAATTGGACCTTGGCACTATGGCTTTCGAGGTGTTTTTCACGCCGACACCTACAGCTCAACCCATTGGCTTAATGCTGCATAAAGACAACATTTGGGTGGCACAAGGAGGCGCAGGTTCTATTGCTAAATTTATGCCGGATTCAGGTCAATGGAAAGAGTTCAAGTTACCAGGAGATAAAAGTCAACCGGTTAAGTTGGCACTAGATAACCAAGCGCGTATTTGGGTTTCCGATGGTGGTGGTATGGGGGATGTTGGCGGCAATCAGGTGGCGGTATTTGATCAAAGTACTGAGCAATTTGATTTTGTAGAAATGCCAGTGCGGGGAGCCAAACCGATGGGAATTACTTTTGCTCAAGATGGCAACATTTGGTTTACCCAACAGGGGGCAAATCGTATTTCAAAAATAGATATAGAGGGCATATGA
- a CDS encoding virginiamycin B lyase family protein, producing MNLLIKKRLLSAGLVLTCSMFALNVYAAKTHVINMTDAPPYFDNTSLDIKIGDTVTWRNAGPDMYHIVMDREITLFSEDVNVGNEWSYEFNKAGVYDYICHRHFFMRGKITVRNEDGSMASEPDHAYQPAFTEYVVPTMNSVPRMIIASKVDDNIWFTEGGGDFYGFEDIPSQNKLGRLSPDGQFVEYATPTSKDGDEKIGVDSLVMDDDGNIYFTERFTNRIGVLDPQGNMVEHQIPTKGGYALGVDIDKKGNIWFAERYGNRIGYIDKEGKIKEIELPDEDSEPRTIFVDSQQRIWYTARVANEIGYYDTKTEEFVRLHIPTKLARPAGIAETSDGTVYFVEMVGNKVAKVVGDKIVEYSIPTPFTAPFKVYPDADDNLWFTQVYGNSIGKMDTKTGKITEYKIPTVDSRPGGITVDKNGIVWFTEQMGNKIGRFDPKLADELIAKDALSKLSKSDSSTLLTQHSSGSVKKK from the coding sequence GTGAATCTATTGATTAAAAAGCGCCTACTCAGCGCAGGTCTGGTATTAACGTGCAGTATGTTTGCACTCAATGTTTATGCGGCGAAAACCCATGTGATCAATATGACAGACGCGCCGCCCTATTTTGACAATACAAGTTTGGATATAAAAATTGGAGATACAGTTACTTGGCGAAATGCAGGTCCAGATATGTATCACATTGTCATGGACCGAGAGATCACACTGTTTTCTGAGGATGTAAACGTCGGTAATGAATGGAGCTATGAATTCAACAAGGCCGGAGTTTATGATTATATCTGCCATCGTCATTTCTTTATGCGGGGAAAAATTACCGTGCGTAATGAAGATGGCAGTATGGCTAGTGAGCCGGATCACGCTTATCAGCCAGCATTTACTGAATATGTGGTGCCGACGATGAACAGCGTTCCCAGAATGATTATCGCCAGTAAAGTGGATGACAATATCTGGTTTACGGAAGGCGGTGGTGATTTTTATGGCTTTGAGGATATTCCGTCACAGAACAAACTTGGTCGCTTGAGTCCAGATGGTCAATTTGTTGAGTATGCGACGCCAACGTCAAAAGACGGAGATGAGAAAATTGGTGTGGACTCCTTGGTGATGGATGATGATGGCAACATCTATTTCACTGAACGATTTACCAATCGTATTGGGGTGTTAGATCCACAAGGTAATATGGTGGAACATCAGATCCCCACAAAAGGTGGTTATGCCCTTGGGGTTGATATCGATAAGAAAGGCAATATCTGGTTTGCGGAACGTTACGGTAACCGCATCGGCTATATCGACAAAGAGGGAAAGATTAAGGAGATTGAACTACCTGATGAAGATTCTGAACCCAGAACCATTTTTGTCGACTCCCAACAGCGTATTTGGTATACCGCTCGGGTAGCAAATGAAATCGGTTATTACGATACCAAAACTGAAGAGTTTGTTCGTTTACATATTCCAACTAAGCTTGCGCGCCCCGCAGGTATTGCCGAAACCTCTGATGGTACCGTTTACTTTGTGGAGATGGTCGGCAATAAAGTCGCCAAAGTCGTCGGTGATAAAATTGTTGAATACAGTATTCCTACACCATTTACTGCACCGTTTAAAGTATATCCTGATGCTGATGATAACCTTTGGTTTACGCAAGTATATGGTAATTCAATTGGGAAAATGGATACTAAAACAGGAAAGATCACTGAATATAAAATACCCACAGTTGATTCACGACCTGGTGGTATAACGGTAGATAAGAATGGCATTGTTTGGTTCACCGAACAAATGGGTAATAAAATTGGTCGTTTTGATCCAAAGCTGGCTGATGAATTAATTGCCAAAGATGCATTGAGTAAATTATCGAAAAGTGATAGTTCAACTTTATTAACTCAACATTCAAGTGGAAGTGTTAAAAAAAAATAG
- a CDS encoding acyl carrier protein — translation MDIVEITVKKTIKKVLCLEEAVHMNQHLTYDFDMDSTEVVELEAGIRKELKIDQQRLFLAGAETVADVVGRVRAVFSAN, via the coding sequence ATGGATATTGTGGAGATAACCGTAAAGAAAACAATTAAAAAAGTATTGTGTTTGGAAGAGGCGGTTCATATGAATCAGCATCTGACCTATGACTTTGATATGGATTCTACGGAAGTTGTTGAACTGGAAGCTGGGATTAGAAAAGAATTAAAGATCGATCAGCAAAGGCTGTTTCTGGCGGGGGCTGAAACTGTTGCCGATGTTGTAGGGAGAGTAAGAGCTGTATTTTCTGCTAATTAG
- a CDS encoding beta-ketoacyl synthase N-terminal-like domain-containing protein: MNCKLRGFILADVITVRATSIFFGVVQKNNKLVDCLMEGQAFQPEYKQVSNSIMAENKVLTRRDGKKMDRFSLLAIMAAQSCFEDGALDEKQIYGCEIFLGNMTGGWTYTEPQLRKLHSEGLLDISPYLASAWFPAAPQGQISIHLKVAGLAKTVTTDRCGGAQAIGMGLDRARASVQLVLCGAVEAPVTPFVEAAYRKAYWNSDRLCEGAAMLILEKVTLQTAINDNRPVLCNEISRPVLASSKSCKYEMKQMLETILTVQDKENISLVVLSINDDVSTKSDVVKLIFQTLNSEELKIIDLDEIIGDGLAVNSAAAVIASAEFIKSNKHSRVLVISVGHQCLSAITLSHPNDLLE, from the coding sequence ATGAATTGTAAACTGAGAGGATTTATTTTGGCTGACGTTATAACGGTAAGGGCAACCAGTATATTTTTCGGTGTCGTTCAAAAAAATAACAAGCTGGTTGACTGCTTGATGGAGGGACAGGCTTTTCAACCAGAGTACAAGCAGGTATCCAACTCGATAATGGCTGAGAATAAGGTATTAACTCGTCGGGACGGAAAGAAGATGGATCGATTTTCATTGTTGGCGATTATGGCAGCTCAGTCCTGTTTTGAAGATGGTGCTCTTGATGAAAAGCAGATTTATGGCTGTGAGATATTCCTAGGAAACATGACGGGAGGTTGGACATACACCGAACCTCAACTACGTAAGTTACATAGTGAAGGATTGCTTGATATTAGCCCTTATCTGGCTTCCGCATGGTTTCCCGCAGCGCCGCAAGGACAGATCTCAATTCATTTGAAAGTGGCTGGCCTGGCTAAAACGGTGACCACAGATCGATGTGGTGGTGCCCAAGCTATCGGTATGGGGTTAGATAGAGCCAGGGCGAGTGTTCAACTGGTGCTATGTGGTGCCGTTGAGGCTCCCGTGACACCATTTGTCGAAGCTGCTTATCGCAAAGCTTATTGGAATAGTGACCGTTTATGTGAAGGTGCTGCAATGCTCATACTTGAAAAAGTAACCTTGCAAACAGCGATAAATGATAATCGTCCAGTGCTTTGCAATGAAATATCAAGACCCGTTCTAGCTTCGAGTAAAAGCTGTAAGTATGAGATGAAACAGATGCTAGAAACCATATTAACAGTTCAGGATAAAGAGAATATAAGTTTAGTTGTATTGAGTATTAACGATGATGTTTCTACAAAATCTGATGTGGTTAAACTCATTTTCCAGACGCTTAACTCAGAAGAACTGAAGATCATAGATCTTGATGAAATCATCGGTGATGGGTTGGCTGTAAATAGTGCCGCAGCTGTTATTGCTTCAGCTGAATTTATAAAAAGCAACAAACATTCAAGAGTATTAGTTATTTCAGTTGGGCATCAATGTTTGAGTGCAATTACGCTTAGTCATCCTAACGATTTGCTTGAATAA